One Bdellovibrio bacteriovorus str. Tiberius DNA segment encodes these proteins:
- a CDS encoding alpha/beta hydrolase gives MKNQGFSYLKRVVRVVAISYLGIVFLLYFFQERFIFFPKVLSADYKFQFAGDFQEKILTVGDTQVHSLLFKVPAPNGMILYFHGNAGAMDSWGEVALELSQKSGYNVWMVDYPGFGKSTGSVRSQQQLLDVAQAFVNEARREGPEQRLFIYGRSVGSGIAVKTAAENKVDGLILETPYTSLFEMAKLRFSWFPQILLKYSMPSSQWIQNVNAPILIVHGDADQVIPAEMGYKLSQASNRSTYVLIPGGNHNNLSEYGAYWDAVLSILK, from the coding sequence ATGAAAAATCAGGGATTTTCTTATTTGAAGCGCGTTGTTCGAGTTGTGGCCATTTCTTATCTGGGAATTGTGTTCTTGTTGTACTTCTTCCAAGAGCGCTTCATCTTTTTCCCTAAAGTTCTTTCTGCGGATTATAAATTTCAATTCGCCGGGGATTTTCAGGAAAAAATTCTGACTGTGGGCGATACTCAAGTTCACAGTTTGCTGTTCAAGGTTCCAGCTCCCAACGGGATGATTCTGTATTTCCACGGCAACGCCGGAGCCATGGACAGCTGGGGGGAAGTCGCCTTGGAGCTGTCGCAAAAATCCGGTTACAATGTTTGGATGGTGGATTACCCGGGATTTGGCAAAAGTACGGGGTCTGTCCGTTCGCAACAACAGCTGCTGGATGTGGCCCAGGCCTTTGTCAATGAGGCCCGGCGCGAGGGCCCAGAGCAGCGGTTGTTCATTTATGGCCGCTCGGTCGGTTCAGGAATCGCCGTAAAGACCGCCGCAGAAAATAAAGTTGATGGATTGATATTGGAAACTCCGTACACCAGTTTGTTTGAAATGGCGAAGCTGCGCTTTTCGTGGTTCCCACAGATTCTGTTGAAGTATTCGATGCCTTCAAGTCAGTGGATACAGAATGTGAACGCACCAATTTTGATAGTTCACGGCGACGCAGACCAGGTCATCCCGGCAGAGATGGGATACAAACTTTCTCAAGCTTCCAATAGGAGCACATACGTTCTTATTCCGGGAGGGAATCACAATAATCTCTCTGAATATGGAGCATACTGGGATGCTGTACTCTCTATCCTGAAGTAA
- a CDS encoding DUF4423 domain-containing protein, producing MSNPFGNFLKSKLDEIQKRNPRFSFRSLAKKVAISPGCLNELMHGKRPLSEFYASKIVLGLELGVEERNQVYSMIATRSRKFGVQKRLTEQQLELISSWEHFAILNLMRIPQFQSSEKWISQRLAIPVEKVQHSLDLLMNLGFIKMQGATFVRTVASLGTSSDIPSHALVQAHVSDMNKAIEVLKVTTTDRRDYSAITMAFNPDKMTEVKALIKKFRQRLTLLAEEGEPSEVYNLNIQFFPLTVPIQ from the coding sequence ATGTCGAATCCGTTCGGTAATTTTTTGAAAAGCAAACTCGATGAAATTCAAAAACGAAATCCACGTTTTTCTTTCCGGTCCCTGGCAAAAAAAGTAGCAATATCTCCAGGCTGTTTGAATGAACTTATGCATGGTAAAAGACCTTTGAGTGAATTTTACGCCAGTAAAATTGTTCTGGGGCTTGAGCTGGGTGTGGAAGAGCGCAATCAGGTTTATTCCATGATCGCCACGCGCTCGCGCAAATTCGGTGTGCAAAAACGATTGACCGAACAGCAGTTGGAGCTGATTTCCAGCTGGGAGCACTTTGCGATTTTAAATCTGATGCGCATCCCGCAATTTCAATCCAGCGAAAAATGGATCAGCCAGCGACTGGCGATACCGGTGGAAAAAGTGCAGCACAGTCTGGATTTGTTGATGAATCTTGGTTTTATCAAGATGCAAGGGGCCACCTTTGTGCGCACGGTGGCAAGCCTGGGGACATCCTCTGATATTCCAAGTCATGCCCTGGTGCAGGCCCACGTATCTGATATGAACAAAGCTATAGAGGTGCTGAAAGTGACAACGACAGACCGCCGGGACTATTCTGCGATCACCATGGCTTTTAATCCCGATAAAATGACCGAAGTCAAAGCGCTGATCAAAAAGTTCCGTCAGCGCCTGACCTTGCTGGCTGAAGAAGGCGAGCCCTCCGAGGTCTATAATCTGAATATCCAGTTCTTCCCTTTGACTGTGCCCATTCAATAG
- a CDS encoding FKBP-type peptidyl-prolyl cis-trans isomerase, protein MTSELPEVKITDTVIGTGQTASKGALVFCHYEGFLEDGTKFDSSYDHGRPFEFVVGSKKVIAGWSLGFLGMKEGGKRTIYVPAHLAYGERQIGQFIKPHSNLIFHVELIEARPRE, encoded by the coding sequence ATGACATCTGAACTGCCTGAAGTAAAAATCACCGACACCGTTATTGGAACCGGCCAGACCGCCAGCAAAGGCGCTTTGGTGTTTTGCCACTATGAAGGCTTTCTGGAAGACGGAACCAAGTTTGACTCAAGCTATGACCACGGCCGCCCATTTGAATTTGTGGTGGGATCCAAAAAAGTGATCGCCGGCTGGAGTCTTGGATTTTTAGGCATGAAGGAAGGCGGAAAGCGCACGATCTATGTGCCCGCCCACCTGGCCTATGGCGAGCGCCAAATCGGGCAGTTTATCAAACCCCACTCCAACCTGATTTTTCACGTTGAACTGATCGAAGCCCGCCCGCGCGAGTAA
- a CDS encoding flavin monoamine oxidase family protein: MKQPKVIIVGAGAAGLSCARELRQQNIPFVILEARDRVGGRAWSHPSASPLIEYGAEFIHGAHKEIFDLLTPQGGSFIEVTDHRHQIHKKRILEKPRFWEEMDKVSSHLRKERKRDRTGQEFINSHTFESPFQKQNFISYVEGFLAADLNFVGEKYLAESEQVDEPQLKEKTEFRPQQGYSFIIENLKKQAVQESSSLLLGRVVQKLCHTPESIEIHGYHRLSKRRFKLQAPIVVITLPLGVVKKLVVDPPLPSLQKALDVLHCGHIQRITFEFKTRFWENLTDRGAGFLHADPRIDFPTWWTQLPVHNNLLVAWQGGPRAYEMSFWKESGRVAAALKSLAFITRRTSTFINAQYSRHFTHNWSADPFSLGAYSYIGLQKENTPHSLHLPFAQKIIIAGEATARPADQGTVHGALQSGQRAARQAIELLSVPVRVMPTAPGRRITGREGIL; this comes from the coding sequence ATGAAGCAGCCCAAGGTCATCATTGTGGGCGCTGGGGCCGCGGGTCTGAGCTGCGCCCGGGAACTAAGACAACAGAATATCCCCTTTGTGATTCTGGAAGCGCGGGACCGGGTCGGAGGACGCGCCTGGAGTCATCCATCAGCGTCACCGCTGATCGAATACGGTGCTGAATTCATTCATGGCGCACACAAAGAGATCTTTGACCTGCTGACACCTCAAGGGGGTTCGTTTATCGAGGTCACCGACCATCGGCACCAGATCCATAAAAAACGCATTCTCGAAAAGCCCCGGTTCTGGGAAGAAATGGACAAAGTTTCATCGCACCTGAGAAAAGAAAGAAAACGCGACCGGACCGGCCAGGAATTTATCAACAGCCACACCTTTGAATCCCCCTTTCAAAAACAAAATTTCATTTCTTATGTAGAAGGCTTTTTGGCGGCGGATCTGAATTTCGTTGGTGAAAAATATCTGGCCGAATCAGAACAGGTCGACGAACCGCAGCTGAAGGAAAAAACCGAGTTCCGTCCCCAGCAGGGATATTCTTTCATTATCGAGAACTTGAAAAAACAGGCTGTGCAAGAATCCTCGAGTTTACTTCTGGGTCGCGTGGTGCAGAAATTATGTCACACTCCTGAGAGCATCGAGATTCACGGATATCATCGACTTTCCAAAAGACGCTTCAAATTGCAGGCACCGATCGTGGTCATCACCCTGCCCTTGGGTGTTGTTAAAAAACTGGTCGTGGATCCTCCACTTCCGTCGTTGCAAAAGGCCCTGGACGTCCTTCACTGTGGTCACATCCAGCGCATCACTTTTGAATTTAAAACTCGTTTTTGGGAAAACCTGACCGACCGGGGCGCAGGATTTCTGCACGCGGATCCCCGGATTGATTTCCCCACCTGGTGGACTCAACTGCCCGTACACAACAACCTTCTGGTCGCATGGCAAGGCGGCCCCCGCGCTTACGAAATGAGTTTTTGGAAAGAATCCGGACGTGTTGCCGCAGCTCTGAAGTCCCTGGCGTTTATCACCCGCCGAACCAGCACGTTCATAAACGCCCAATACAGCCGCCACTTTACCCACAACTGGTCAGCGGACCCGTTCAGCCTGGGAGCCTATTCCTACATTGGCCTGCAAAAAGAAAACACCCCGCACAGCCTGCACCTGCCATTCGCACAAAAGATCATCATTGCCGGAGAGGCCACGGCTCGCCCGGCAGATCAGGGCACTGTGCACGGAGCCCTGCAAAGCGGTCAACGGGCCGCCAGACAGGCCATTGAACTGCTTTCAGTGCCAGTCCGTGTTATGCCCACTGCTCCAGGACGGCGGATCACTGGCCGGGAAGGAATCCTCTGA
- a CDS encoding hemerythrin domain-containing protein → MQIYELLKKDHREVKKMFEQAQGALDDGNLFEAEKVFYKIRTELTAHAKSEEEVFYQPLKALARDEKSEELSWEGQEEHHVIALLLNELSRLGASEPSWKAKLTVLSELVDHHVEEEEGEIFKAAKKHFSDAEAVEIAEQMTALKERYKTMIDDALEEDVEIFTHPVRKIPSEGLRPSA, encoded by the coding sequence ATGCAGATTTACGAACTTCTGAAAAAGGACCACCGGGAAGTGAAAAAAATGTTCGAACAAGCGCAAGGCGCTTTGGATGATGGCAACCTGTTTGAGGCGGAAAAAGTGTTTTACAAGATTCGCACTGAGCTGACTGCTCATGCCAAGTCCGAGGAAGAGGTGTTTTATCAACCCCTGAAAGCTCTGGCGCGTGATGAAAAATCCGAAGAGCTCAGTTGGGAGGGTCAGGAAGAACATCATGTCATTGCCCTGCTGCTGAATGAGCTGTCACGTCTTGGTGCGAGTGAACCTTCGTGGAAGGCCAAGTTGACCGTTCTGAGTGAGCTGGTCGATCATCACGTCGAAGAAGAGGAAGGGGAGATATTCAAAGCCGCGAAAAAGCATTTCTCGGATGCCGAGGCGGTGGAGATCGCAGAACAGATGACGGCACTGAAAGAGCGCTACAAAACCATGATCGATGATGCGCTGGAAGAGGATGTGGAGATATTCACCCATCCGGTGCGCAAGATTCCGTCAGAGGGCTTGCGTCCATCTGCGTGA